The Aspergillus flavus chromosome 6, complete sequence nucleotide sequence TGTGGGTCGGCGATGGAATACGCGGGGATTTGCGGGGAAACCCCGTGGCAGGCGGGAAAGTGCTCGCATGCCTCAGAATTGtagtaaatttaaatagcAACCGCAGATATGGGATATCAAAGAGCTGGAGGGAACCCAATTTTCAGAATTAATTTCTCTTGCTATGTCTCGGGGACTGCGACAGCTTTATACGCCGCACCTGACTGCCCGCTCTTCATGCGGTAAGCTCATACGCCATCGACACTAATAATGAGGAGTAGCATCGGATATCGGCCGAGTTGGGGTAGTAAGCAAAAAAACTTGTCATTTAAATTGAGGCCTGTAAAGACCCATTGCTAACTCGGTTATCATCATGTTCCTGAAACTCGGACTCAAGTCCGATACTGCGGAATTCATCCCACACTCAAATGCTTGGCAGGGACGGAGTACAGAGTGATCCACATGTAGGTACATGAAGTTACTTGAAATATATCATTTAATTATTAAGGTCATCAATTTGGTGGTACTTTGAGAATTACGGACAATGAGCAATCATGGTTATATAAGCATTCATATTCTATACAAATTACTGGCCTATGGCTCCACAAGTAAATACCAAAAGTACAATTTCTTAGAACGGTTGATTTTATTAGCCCTCGAATGATTTGACCCTCAAACCtttaaaaaaacaaaaaaataagaaaaacaTGGATGAGAAAATTATTTCCTTTACTTTGTACGTACTGTGCCCATAACCTATCCGCCTGATGGACAGTACAAGTAGTAATATATCGGACTAGATAGTTGGCGGGGCAACGGCGGCCGTACACACTCCTcattttccctctctccaCTTAACATGCTGGGCGGAGTGTTCCGGAATCAGACAAACGACCTCCTAGTTGACCAGAATAGACTAAGATACCCACTGACGGCTACCCCATGGGAAAATAGTTTAAACAATGCAAGACAGTGCTGACCTCGTTGGGCGCGAGGTGGAGCGCCTCATCACAGCGCCATATGCACCCTCCCTCCAGGTACGCCGGACCTCATGCTCTATACTTGTAAATCCTAGTCACATTAGCTGATAGTCATTCCAGGACCTCTATGACTTGGTTCAACATACACCTAATGTGTCACTCCGCTCCTGGGCTTCCCATAAGCCGTGCCAGGTAGGGGCTCTGGTTGATGCTTTGGTAGACGGCCTGTCTCGCTCCAGCTTCGCTTTGCATTTGATTAGCATATTCAGTAAGAGGTTCATATGTGTTTTACTTACCAGAAGCATGCTAACACCTCGTAGCATCACTATCTGCTTTTCGCGACAGCTTACTGGAGCGTTATCCATGTATCCTGGACCAGTTCCTCCAGAAGGCtatggaagatgatggtacCGAGGTCAGTCACCCTTTGAATCTCATGAATTGATAACCAATCAATCAGATGGGACCTTTGCGCATTTCACTTTCAATAAGCTGACTGGTGTAGTATATACCCGTTTGCACCGCAATCTTATCGTCTCCTCTCCGGGCTGGTTTTATCCCACCCGCGCGGCTTGCGCCCTTCCTCAAGCAACTAATCAGCACAACAGAGGACAATCCCTGCGCGGAAAAGATCCTTCCCATTTACAAGATCATGACCGGCTTGCAGTCCTCACCGAGAGTTCTCCACGGCATCCCACCGGAGATCATGTCTAGCCTCCAAATAGAGCTCACTAAAACGCTACGCAATCTGGACGATCATATGGGCAACCTCCTCTGCCTCGCTACCTTTGCTCGTATCGCATCTTCTCAGAGAGTACCTAGAGGCGATGAGAGCGCACAGCAAGTCCCTGGCTGGTTACAGAACATTAGGCATTTCTTTGGTGCAAAGCGCGGCCTGAAAACGTTAGATCTCGTTGTTCTGCGGGTAATACTTGCTTGCTCAACGAGCTGCCAAAGTCTGATGACCGATCAGGCCGCGGAAAGTATCAAACTAGGAATTGAGATATGCGCGACCGTGGAGGGAAGTCAGCGAGAGTCTTGGATACAGAGCAACTCGTCCAAGATTGCGAAGCTTTGCGAGAAAGTCACGAGGGATAATATCGATCCTGAAGTGCAGATGCTGGTATGATTCGAGACACAACAAGAAATTATCGAGGACCGCCCACAATTAACAATCCTTGTAGGGTATAACGTTCTTGGTTTATCTCCTCCCAACGGCCACCTTGCCGTCTGGATTACCTGAAGTTGCTTTGCACTGGCTCTTGTCAGAGAACAGCACACGCATACTAGCAGCACTGCCTCAGGAATATATTTCACGGTTGGCAGAGGCGAATGTGGTAAGTCAAAACAATGCGCCTATAGAAAACAATACTAAGTGCTTTAAGCTTTGTCCGGGGCAGACTGCGATGTGTAGGATCATGGATTATGTGATTGCCACATTAAGCACCAGGCACTCCGCAGATGCTGCTAATGTGGATACTATCCGCGTGGCACAATCACTTGTGATCGGGTTACAGAATGTGGTCTCACAGGGTTTTGGCACTACTGCAGCAGAGGCTACTTTAACCCGGCTTAAGGGATCCATCGATGAGCTAATCGAAAGCTTTCCAAGACGGCCTTACTTACCATCATGCCAGAACTCCACTATATGCTACACATTCGTTTCAGAGTCAGAGAATGAATTGCTCTACGACCTATTCTCATTATATTTTCAGGCTTCGCTTTCACCAAGTCTAGATCAAGGCGCTTCCCACTTGACCCACATCGATTCTTTTCGGGCGTTTATGTTCAAAGCCAGGAATCTGATATGCCACAATACCTGTTCATACTCCGAAATTAAGCCTCTCAAACTTAGGGGAACAGTCCCATTTCTGACGATCCATGATGAACGTCCTAACTCAAGGAATGACTGGAGAGCTGGATTATCAGAGACCCTTATGTTAAGCGCACGCACATCACATGATAGCATGATGCAAAAAGTTGAGGAAATATGCCATGATCTGGAACGCCGTTGTGGCAGTATTGAGGCTCCCTTAAGGGCcgtcgaagaagagcgaCGCAAGATATCGCTCGAAGCACAGGAAGCGAAAAAACACAATGACGAGCTGAGATTACAGTTGCAGCAAGCATCCAGAACAATTGATGAGCTTCAACAAAACATGTCTCGTCTCGAAGTTCATGCCGAAGCTGCATCTGCTCGTATTGAGGAGTTAACAGTAAGCCTTGATGCGGCACGAGGAGAGCTAGAGGATCAACGGCGCGACTCCCAAGAGGCCGCCAACCGGGACCGAGAAAACGCAAGAACCAGAGAGCTGGATTTGATTGCCTCGGTAGCAGAAAAAGAGGAGCAGCTAGAACAGTTACAGGAAGATGCCCATCGACAAAGGGAAGAGAGTGGCCGGCTACAGCAGATGCTTGACGCTAGGTCGAAAGAGAGAGACGCCGCTATTGAACAAAATGCAATGTTTGAGCAAGACATGGCAAAGCTTCGTGAATGCATAGAGGAATATCGGTTACTGCTAACgggaaaggatgaggaggtcgCTCGACTGCAGGCTGCCAAGGAAGATATAGAGACCTTGATGGAAACCTTACAAAGCAAGGTAGGATACATCGAGACTATCTGGATCTATTGACAAGCTGCTGAACCTGGCCTACAGTTAAACGAAGAGGTTTCGGAATCCGATAATATCAGATCCGCCCTCCGTGAAGCTGAACTGAATTTCAAAAGAGAGTTAGCTACTCTTACGGAGCAATTCGAGGTACAATTGTCTGCAAGTGCTGCAGAGGTAAGGCGTTCgaattatagttttatttcGAGCACTGTTCTAACTTGACATGTAGGGCACAAAGCAAAAGGAGGAGATCGCAACGTTACAGGCTACTATGCAGGCTGCTGCCTCTACTGCCTGTAGGGAGCTGCAgacaaaagagaagaggataCAGTACCTGGAAAAGAAGGTACGGAGAAGAATGCCTCTTGAGctttattagattatttgtttctttatcttcctATTGTTTTTACTCCTTCGGTTAACTCTGGTTATGATATAGGTGCAACATCTACGAGATGAGCGAGCAGCTAAAGCACGTGAATTTTCCGAGGCCCAGCAACATATCACCCGACTAATGACTGTGATGGGTTGGAAACCCGACACTACAAATACGACAACCTCAGGCAGACAATCGCGGTCAAGATCTTCGCTGGGACCGTCGCAAGCGGCAGTGACACAACAACAAACGCATCCCGAGGATGAATGTTCGCAGCCGCAAGCCGATATTATTCTTGCTCAGTCTTTTGAGACAGATACGTCCCAGTTTGGCGGGCGTAGTCCGAAGAGATCTAGGATCACCGCTTTCCCTGTGGCCGAGTTACCAGCAGAGTCCCACGAGAGCACCGAAAACAAGGCGAGACATCCAGTTTACCGTAGAGGTGGTACTAGGCAGTCGCGTGACCGAACGGTGCTAGGAGACACAGATCAGAATAGCCAGCCCAGTTcacaagaaaacaacaagtCAATTTCTAACCGACGGGGATCGTTCAAAGACGTCCAATCTTACGGTGGTGCTAATGAGAACCACCTCCAGGATGTAAACCTGGATATGGATCTGGAATTTTCGaaggattttcttttcaccagCACTTCTCTTTCCCAGGCAACTGATGAGCACAACCCTCAGCCCGAGATCTGATGCTGATGGGTCTATCTTTCTGATGAAATTTTGATGAATAATGATACACTAAAATCGGCATGCTTTGTTTAGGttattttttagaatacTTTCTCGTCCATAATAAATTAAGACAGTGATCACAGGTTGCTGCTTTCTACAAAGATCACATctacaacaacatccattATGTGAAGTAGCAGCTTGAAAAGGTTCTAGTCTTTTGATATCCCACTTATGGTGTAAAATTAATTCACTTCAGGCTGTAATTCAACTTGCAAACGTACAGACCTCCACGAGTAACTTGTAAAGTCGACAGGTCAAAAGTTCGAACCTCCTGGGTTATCAAGGTCTTTGGGCCATGTCAACTCCCTATTAGAATGGCTGCATTATCATGGTACAACAATAAGTAGAGTTATTTAAAGATGTAGGGGGTTCTTTGTTCACTGCGTGGATGGGAtgcattttcttttgtccctgttttctttggatTTCATTGATCTTAGTAGTGTGTTTCTTTACCTCATATAATCTACTCTTTCCTTCCACACAAGTGAAGTAGATTTGGGAAGGGACTGCTAGGGAAATACTGATCACGGGCAACAACAAAAAATTGCAGAAATGCAAAGAGCAACTGAAAAACCTCAGTTGAGTGAACGTGAACATGGGAGAGGATCTAGGAAGCAAAGATCtagaaagggaaagaagcacCACAAGCGGTCTTCAACGCTGGGGCCTTCCTCTCAGACTTCCTCCAGTACTAACAAGGGCAGTGAGGACAGAAGCTCTTCCACTGCAACATACCAGACTGGTGTCAGTCCCCATCGTGCCCTTACCACTAGTGAGAGCTGCCTTCACAACACAACTGACCCTTTCCTTCATTCACGTTCAcattctccctctctttcatcctcttccacctcATCTTCCGCTTTCAACCGTCGATCATCGCGATCATTGACCACCATGTCACATAATCGTCGTGGTAACCGCTCGAGAGACTTTGGCCGCCCCGGTCAAGGTACCTCACGTCAGCCTCAGAATTCATCTCGGCTGCAACAACAGCCGGCCCAGTTATTGCTGGCTCCATGGACATTCTGGGATACTGTAGCTGTGAACCTATTCAACCTTCCGAGGGAAATTAACACACGTATCCTTTGGCAAACATTCTCGAGCGAGGGCTATGTCTCTTCTATTGATCTATTCGAGGACTCTCATGGCAACAGAGACTCTAGAGGGAAAATCCGCTTCAAGTAAGACTCACTGAACTCTCACTATACAACTACTAATTGTTCTCACATCTCGACAGACCACCTCCTAAAACAGATTTTTGGAGGAAGGGATTATACACCATCAAGCTTCCCAACGGTCGAACGTCAGTCATCAACATTGGACTTGACTTGAATCGTGAAGAACCTCAGATCGCTAGTCCGGTCCGTTCTGGCGTCTCATACCCAGTTGAAGTCGTAAGTGTAATGCTTCATGGATCGACTTTTCGGGGCTCTGACTTTCTATGTAGAAATTGCCAATCCTGTCTATGGATATAGGTGTACTGCTCAGTGAGACAACGATGCTTCCAATGCGTTCTGTCGGCTCTGGCGAGAATGAGAGCTCCCGACTAGTGCTTAATCTGAAGCAAAAAGCTCTGTTCGTGTACTTCCAGCTTCCCATCTTCACCCCGGGCTATAAACCCACTCCAGCCAGCGGTATGCTTCAGGAATATCGCCTGAAGATCCCCTTCGTCCAACTAAGTCGGATCTTCCAGGTGCGAGATACCGTAACAGGAGATATATCGCATTTCATAGTGCTAGACTCGCCTCCACTTTATCATCGTCGCATCAACAATATTGATGTAACTCATTCAGAGGAAAACAATACATGGAGAGAGTCGGAGACCTGGTACCGGCAGACATATATAGTCCGCAATGCGTTAGAGTTACCTTACCTTCCTATCGGTCTGAAAAAGGCAAAGGCTGTGATAGACATAGGTGAGTGTCTACCCTTACGACTGTTACACAGGACTAGTGTTGATTAATTTTGTAGGTCGTTGGAACACCTTCAAGATAACGTATCCTAGAGATGCTGATTTCAAAGGGAAGCTGACGCTTTTGTGCGATATTCTCAAAGACTACAACGTCACGTTTCAAGACACAGATCGGTTTACCCAGTGGGACACGAACGTGGAGATGAATCCGCCCATTTGGAAGTGGATTGATTTGTCTGACTCCCAACCACCAAGGAAGGCATGTTCGTTGGAAGATCTCTTCGACCATAACTTTGTTCATTTGCCCTTTCAGGTCCGCTACCAACTTGAGGTGTGTATCTCGAACGGGTATCTTTCCGAGTTCACGATGACCCGCGAATTTGCTGTCAAACTGTCTGAACTCGGAGAGACGCAAGCGGTGAAGCTCTTGGAGCATGTGTCCGCGAAGAAGCAGGTGTATTATGACCCGATGAAGATCTTCGACCTGAAGTTCATCAAAGGGGTGACTCAAGCGAAGATCCCCCCTTACTGCTGTTATATGCATTCAGCCAGAATCACACCAAGCACCATCTATTACAACACGCCAACAGTGGACATCTCCAACCGCGTCATCAGACGCTTTATCGAGCATGCAGATCGCTTCCTTCGAGTACGATTTACGGACGAGAAGCTGCTAGGTCGAATCAATTCCACGACTGACAGTACAATGGACGAAATATTTACTCGCATTAAGAGAGCATTGACCAACGGTATTGTGATTGGCGATAGGCGCTACGAATTCCTCGCGTTTGGTAATTCCCAATTCCGTGAGCATGGTGCCTACTTCTTCGCTCCTTTACCAAATCTTACAGCTGCCAATATCCGTGCCTGGATGGGACACTTCAACAGCATACGTAATGTTGCTAAGCATGCTGCAAGGTTGGGGCAATGCTTCTCGACGACCCGGGCCATTGCTGGTTGTCCAGTAGACGTAGTTAAGATCGAGGACGTCGAACGTAACGGGTATAACTTCTCCGATGGTGTCGGGAGGATCTCGCGGTTTCTTGCTCAAATGTCTATGTCGGAACTCAAGATTAAAACACCAACCGGAGAGCCTCCCTCTGCATTTCAGTTCCGTTTGGGCGGCTGTAAGGGAATGCTCGCTGTCTCCTCCGAGGCCCAGCGCCAAGAAGTACACATTCGAAAGAGCCAGTTCAAATTTGCAGCTATCCACAACGGGTTGGAAATCGTTCGCTGGTCTCAATTCTCTATGGCCACGCTGAATCGACAGCTCATCATCGTGTTGTCAACGCTAGGTATTCCGGACCAAGTATTCCATGCAAAACTCCACACCATGCTACAGGGACTCGATCAAGCATTGGAGAGCGATCCACAGGCTATCTACTGGCTCAAGAAATATGTAGATCCAAATCAGATGACCCTCACAATCAGTCAAATGGTCCTCGATGGTTTCAGGAGATCGAAAGAGCCTTTCTTGACCTCTGTTCTAACACTGTGGAGGGCATGGCATCTTAAATATTTGAAAGAGAAGGCCAGGATTGCTGTCGACCAAGGGGCATGTCTTTTGGGTTGCATGGATGAAACAGGGCTTCTCCAGGGGTACTTTCACGATAAGGTTCCGGGCAATGACGCTTCAGTCGAAGAAAAGACTGCTGCCCTGCCTGAAATCTTTGTCCAGGTATCTCGCCCGGAAGCCGACAAAAAGTCTGAGGTAATTGAAGGGGTCTGTATCCTTGCCCGTAACCCTTCCCTCCACCCGGGTGACATCCGTGTCGTGAGAGCAGTCAATGTTCCCCAGTTGCGCCATCTTCAAGACGTGGTTGTCTTGCCGCAGACGGGCGATCGAGATATAGCAAGCATGTGCTCAGGCGGAGATTTGGATGGCGATGATTACATCGTCATCTGGGATCAGGACCTATTGCCCAAGGACTGGTTTCGTGAGCCTATGAAGTATACTAGCAACAAAGCTCAGGACCTTGATAGGGATGTGACAGTCAACGACATAACCTCCTTCTTTGTCACATACATGAAGAATGATTTTCTTCCTAGGATTGCCCATGCCCATCTTGCCTTGGCTGACTTCCTCGAAGATGGTGTCAACGAAGAGAAGTGCATCCGGCTAGCCCAGCTACATTCCGACGCAGTCGATTACAACAAGACAGGCATCCCGGCCATATTGACACGCAACCTTGAGCCTCGTAAGTGGCCACACTTCATGGAGAAATTCAACAAGCCCAAAGACAGGATCTACCACTCAAACAAAATCCTGGGCCAGCTGTATGACGCTGTTGAGCGAATTGACTTCGTCCCCAGCCTCGAAATGCCCTTTGACAAGCGGCTCCTTAACTGTGAGATTGAGGTCCCGGATGACCTACTCACATTCGCGAAGAACCTCAAAGGACAATATGATGACGCAATGCGCCGAATTATGGCACAGCACGAGATCAAAACGGAATTCGAAATCTGGTCTACATTTGTCCTCGGCCACGCCAACACAAGCAAGGATTATAAATTTCATGAAGAGATAGGTGCAATCTCCGCTACACTCCGCGATACATTCAAAAAACAATGCTACGAGAAGGTCGGAGGCCGCAATTTTGACCAGCTTGCCCCTCTAGCCCTCGCTATGTACCGCGTCACCAACGAGGAGATGTCCGATGCGCTTAATAAGTACCGTGCTGAAAACTCGACGACAGGCAATAAATTCTTCCATAAACCAACGCCCAAAATAGATCAGTTGCCTCTGATCAGCTTCCCATGGATTTTCCCACATATCCTAGGAAAGATTGCGCTGGGGCATTTTGAAGTCCCGGGAGGCATCCCTGTTGTCGATAACGACCCCTTTGGTCTGTTCACTGATGACCTGGACCCTACCTCTCCCCTCCCCTGTCGTTGTAGTATAGTCCCAGCTGCCTCTATGCCTCTGAGCTTCAGTGATAATGTCGAGTCTTTGGAGCAACTTCTTGATTTTGGGCTCTCAACCTCTGGGCCACATGAGCTGGCTTCGTCCACTGATGCGGCGCTGTCAGACGTTCCTATCGAAGCAGATTTAAGCTTGCTGGACTTCAGTGATATCCCCAAGTACAGTCAGTCTCCGAGTTGCAACTGTAGTACTGGTGGTGGGTGCGTCATACAGAGTATGGATACTACCACTCCTGCCATGGCTGTTGACACCATACAGCGCAGCGGCAGTCCCAGCGGTGGCAGCACTGGCGGTGGGTGTGTTGTTCAAAGTGCGGACGTGTCCAATAGCACATTCAACGAAGTTGTAAGCGAGAAATGGGTTGAAATagtcgaggaggaggacgatCTCAAGCCTACTGCTCTTGATAAGCTAAACGAACTGCTAGGGTTCTAAAAAGGGTGAGAAGCATAGTTGCGCACGTGAAGAAAGACTGGCGACTTCTGTTGCATTCGGGtgagatattgatattgctGGAACCATCGTCAATATGAACTATCGTACCATAGGAGGATGATAATACACAGTAATTGAGCAAATTAACAAACACGATCTTATGACTACATTACCCATACCACCGGTTCCCAGGGAATCCTCATAGATAAACACCAAAACTTCCCTCTAGTGACCAACGCCTCGTTTCTTGATAGGTTGCGCAATAACAGTCATCTACCCCTACTCTACCATTCTAGCTCACTCTCACTCTTATCCTGCAATAACTTGATCACGGGGTCCAAAACGG carries:
- a CDS encoding RNA dependent RNA polymerase-domain-containing protein; the protein is MQRATEKPQLSEREHGRGSRKQRSRKGKKHHKRSSTLGPSSQTSSSTNKGSEDRSSSTATYQTGVSPHRALTTSTSRQPQNSSRLQQQPAQLLLAPWTFWDTVAVNLFNLPREINTRILWQTFSSEGYVSSIDLFEDSHGNRDSRGKIRFKPPPKTDFWRKGLYTIKLPNGRTSVINIGLDLNREEPQIASPVRSGVSYPVEVKLPILSMDIGVLLSETTMLPMRSVGSGENESSRLVLNLKQKALFVYFQLPIFTPGYKPTPASGMLQEYRLKIPFVQLSRIFQVRDTVTGDISHFIVLDSPPLYHRRINNIDVTHSEENNTWRESETWYRQTYIVRNALELPYLPIGLKKAKAVIDIGRWNTFKITYPRDADFKGKLTLLCDILKDYNVTFQDTDRFTQWDTNVEMNPPIWKWIDLSDSQPPRKACSLEDLFDHNFVHLPFQVRYQLEVCISNGYLSEFTMTREFAVKLSELGETQAVKLLEHVSAKKQVYYDPMKIFDLKFIKGVTQAKIPPYCCYMHSARITPSTIYYNTPTVDISNRVIRRFIEHADRFLRVRFTDEKLLGRINSTTDSTMDEIFTRIKRALTNGIVIGDRRYEFLAFGNSQFREHGAYFFAPLPNLTAANIRAWMGHFNSIRNVAKHAARLGQCFSTTRAIAGCPVDVVKIEDVERNGYNFSDGVGRISRFLAQMSMSELKIKTPTGEPPSAFQFRLGGCKGMLAVSSEAQRQEVHIRKSQFKFAAIHNGLEIVRWSQFSMATLNRQLIIVLSTLGIPDQVFHAKLHTMLQGLDQALESDPQAIYWLKKYVDPNQMTLTISQMVLDGFRRSKEPFLTSVLTLWRAWHLKYLKEKARIAVDQGACLLGCMDETGLLQGYFHDKVPGNDASVEEKTAALPEIFVQVSRPEADKKSEVIEGVCILARNPSLHPGDIRVVRAVNVPQLRHLQDVVVLPQTGDRDIASMCSGGDLDGDDYIVIWDQDLLPKDWFREPMKYTSNKAQDLDRDVTVNDITSFFVTYMKNDFLPRIAHAHLALADFLEDGVNEEKCIRLAQLHSDAVDYNKTGIPAILTRNLEPRKWPHFMEKFNKPKDRIYHSNKILGQLYDAVERIDFVPSLEMPFDKRLLNCEIEVPDDLLTFAKNLKGQYDDAMRRIMAQHEIKTEFEIWSTFVLGHANTSKDYKFHEEIGAISATLRDTFKKQCYEKVGGRNFDQLAPLALAMYRVTNEEMSDALNKYRAENSTTGNKFFHKPTPKIDQLPLISFPWIFPHILGKIALGHFEVPGGIPVVDNDPFGLFTDDLDPTSPLPCRCSIVPAASMPLSFSDNVESLEQLLDFGLSTSGPHELASSTDAALSDVPIEADLSLLDFSDIPKYSQSPSCNCSTGGGCVIQSMDTTTPAMAVDTIQRSGSPSGGSTGGGCVVQSADVSNSTFNEVVSEKWVEIVEEEDDLKPTALDKLNELLGF